A genomic region of Enterobacter hormaechei ATCC 49162 contains the following coding sequences:
- the ugpB gene encoding sn-glycerol-3-phosphate ABC transporter substrate-binding protein UgpB, giving the protein MTSLRHTALGLAIGLAFATNAMAVTTIPFWHSMEGELGKEVDSLAQRFNDTHPDYKIVPVYKGNYEQSLSAGIAAFRTGNAPALLQVYEVGTATMMASKAIKPVYEVFKEAGINFDESQFVPTVAGYYTDSKTGHLLSQPFNSSTPVLYYNKDAFKKAGLDPEQPPKTWQDLAEYTAKLKAAGMKCGYASGWQGWIQIENFSAWHGLPVATKNNGFDGTDAVLEFNKPEQVKHIALLEALNKKGDFSYFGRKDESTEKFYNGDCAITTASSGSLADIRHYAKFNYGVGMMPYDADVKGAPQNAIIGGASLWVMQGKDNGTYKGVAEFLDFLAKPENAAEWHQKTGYLPITKAAYDLTREQGFYSKNPGADIATRQMLNKPPLPFTKGLRLGNMPQIRTIVDEELESVWTGKKTPQQALDSAVERGNQLLRRFEQSTKS; this is encoded by the coding sequence ATGACATCGTTACGACACACAGCTTTGGGTCTGGCAATCGGTCTGGCTTTTGCGACGAACGCAATGGCTGTGACCACCATTCCGTTCTGGCATTCCATGGAAGGGGAGTTGGGAAAAGAGGTTGACTCCCTGGCGCAGCGTTTCAACGACACCCATCCGGATTACAAAATTGTGCCGGTGTACAAAGGTAACTACGAGCAGAGCCTGAGCGCGGGCATTGCCGCCTTCCGTACCGGCAACGCTCCGGCGTTGTTACAGGTTTATGAAGTGGGCACCGCCACTATGATGGCCTCAAAAGCCATCAAGCCGGTGTATGAAGTGTTCAAAGAGGCGGGCATCAACTTCGACGAGTCGCAGTTCGTGCCGACCGTAGCGGGTTACTACACCGATTCAAAAACCGGCCACCTGCTGTCCCAGCCGTTTAACAGCTCTACGCCGGTGCTGTACTACAACAAAGATGCCTTCAAAAAAGCCGGTTTAGACCCGGAGCAGCCGCCAAAAACCTGGCAGGACCTGGCCGAGTACACCGCGAAGCTGAAAGCGGCGGGGATGAAGTGCGGCTATGCCAGCGGCTGGCAGGGCTGGATCCAGATTGAAAACTTCAGCGCCTGGCACGGCCTGCCGGTTGCCACCAAAAACAACGGCTTCGACGGCACCGACGCGGTGCTGGAGTTCAACAAGCCGGAGCAGGTGAAGCACATTGCGCTGCTGGAAGCACTCAACAAGAAGGGCGATTTCAGCTACTTCGGGCGTAAGGACGAATCCACCGAGAAGTTCTACAACGGCGACTGCGCGATTACCACCGCCTCGTCCGGCTCACTGGCGGACATCCGTCACTACGCCAAATTCAACTACGGCGTAGGCATGATGCCGTACGACGCTGACGTAAAAGGCGCGCCGCAGAACGCCATTATCGGCGGGGCGAGCCTGTGGGTGATGCAGGGCAAAGACAACGGTACTTACAAAGGCGTCGCCGAATTCCTCGACTTCCTGGCGAAGCCGGAAAACGCCGCCGAGTGGCACCAGAAGACCGGCTACCTGCCGATCACCAAAGCCGCGTACGACCTGACCCGCGAGCAGGGCTTCTACAGCAAGAACCCGGGGGCGGACATTGCGACGCGTCAGATGCTGAACAAGCCGCCGTTGCCGTTCACCAAAGGCCTGCGTCTGGGCAACATGCCGCAGATCCGCACCATCGTGGATGAAGAGCTGGAAAGCGTGTGGACCGGGAAGAAAACGCCACAACAGGCGCTGGACTCTGCGGTAGAGCGCGGGAATCAGCTGCTGCGCCGCTTTGAGCAGTCGACCAAATCGTAA
- a CDS encoding 4-aminobutyrate--2-oxoglutarate transaminase, whose product MKNNELNDRRLQATPRGIGVMCNFYADKAENATVWDVEGNEYIDFAAGIAVLNTGHRHPDVIAAIEKQLHAFTHTAYQIVPYEGYVALAERLNQRVPIDGPAKTAFFSTGAEAVENAVKIARAYTRRPGLITFGGAFHGRTFMTMALTGKVAPYKLGFGPFPGSVYHAQFPNNLHGVTTAEALKSLDRIFKADIAPDQVAAIIIEPVQGEGGFNVAPADFMQSLRALCDTHGILLIADEVQTGFARTGKLFSMENHCVKPDLITMAKSLAGGMPLSAVSGRAEVMDAPAPGGLGGTYAGNPLAIAAAHAVLDVIDEEDLCTRAAHLGHHLVEVLNKAKDGCPYIADIRGQGSMVAVEFTDPQTGQPSPEFTRQVQERALNEGLLLLSCGVYGNVIRFLYPLTIPEAQFRKALDIISASLTR is encoded by the coding sequence GTGAAAAATAACGAACTGAACGACCGGCGTTTACAGGCAACGCCGCGCGGTATCGGCGTCATGTGTAACTTCTATGCCGATAAAGCCGAAAACGCCACGGTGTGGGACGTGGAAGGTAACGAGTATATTGATTTTGCCGCCGGGATCGCCGTGCTGAATACCGGGCATCGCCATCCTGACGTTATCGCCGCCATCGAAAAACAGCTTCACGCCTTTACCCATACCGCTTATCAAATCGTCCCGTATGAAGGCTATGTGGCGCTTGCCGAGCGCCTCAACCAGCGCGTGCCAATAGACGGCCCGGCCAAAACCGCCTTCTTCTCAACGGGGGCAGAAGCGGTCGAAAACGCGGTTAAAATCGCCCGCGCGTACACCAGGCGTCCCGGCCTTATCACCTTCGGCGGCGCGTTCCATGGCCGTACCTTTATGACCATGGCGCTGACCGGCAAAGTGGCGCCCTATAAACTCGGCTTCGGCCCGTTCCCCGGCTCGGTGTACCACGCGCAATTCCCCAACAACCTGCACGGCGTCACTACCGCCGAAGCGTTAAAAAGCCTGGATCGTATCTTCAAAGCCGATATCGCGCCCGATCAGGTGGCGGCAATCATTATTGAGCCGGTTCAGGGCGAGGGCGGATTCAACGTCGCGCCCGCTGATTTTATGCAGTCGCTGCGTGCCCTGTGCGATACCCACGGGATTTTACTGATTGCCGACGAAGTGCAAACCGGCTTCGCCCGCACCGGCAAGCTGTTCTCCATGGAAAACCACTGCGTGAAGCCGGACCTGATCACCATGGCGAAAAGTCTGGCGGGCGGGATGCCGCTCTCGGCGGTCTCTGGCCGGGCGGAGGTGATGGACGCCCCCGCCCCGGGTGGGCTGGGCGGCACCTACGCGGGCAACCCGCTGGCGATTGCTGCGGCCCATGCGGTACTGGACGTGATTGACGAAGAAGATCTCTGCACCCGCGCGGCGCATCTCGGGCATCATCTGGTCGAGGTGCTGAATAAAGCGAAGGATGGCTGTCCGTATATCGCCGATATCCGTGGGCAGGGCTCGATGGTGGCGGTGGAATTTACCGATCCGCAAACCGGGCAGCCGTCGCCGGAATTTACCCGTCAGGTTCAGGAGCGCGCGTTGAACGAAGGGCTGCTGCTTTTGAGCTGCGGCGTTTACGGCAACGTTATTCGCTTCCTCTACCCGCTCACCATCCCCGAAGCGCAGTTCCGTAAGGCGCTGGATATTATTTCCGCCTCGCTGACACGATAA
- the livF gene encoding high-affinity branched-chain amino acid ABC transporter ATP-binding protein LivF, with product MEKAMLTFDKVNAHYGKIQALHDVSLHINQGEIVTLIGANGAGKTTLLGTLCGDPRATSGRIVFDGKDITDWQTAKIMREAVAIVPEGRRVFSRMTVEENLAMGGFFAHRDEYQTRIKWVYELFPRLWERRIQRAGTMSGGEQQMLAIGRALMSQPRLLLLDEPSLGLAPIIIQQIFDTIEQLRKEGMTIFLVEQNANQALKLADRGYVLENGRVVLEDTGDALLANEAVRSAYLGG from the coding sequence ATGGAAAAAGCGATGTTAACGTTCGACAAGGTCAACGCGCACTACGGCAAGATCCAGGCGCTGCACGACGTCAGCCTGCATATCAATCAGGGAGAAATCGTGACCCTGATTGGCGCCAACGGCGCGGGGAAAACCACGCTGCTTGGCACCCTGTGCGGCGATCCGCGCGCCACCAGCGGGCGGATTGTGTTTGACGGGAAAGACATTACTGACTGGCAGACGGCTAAAATCATGCGTGAAGCGGTGGCGATTGTCCCGGAAGGGCGTCGCGTGTTTTCCCGCATGACGGTGGAAGAGAACCTGGCGATGGGCGGTTTCTTCGCCCATCGGGATGAATACCAGACCCGCATCAAGTGGGTGTACGAACTCTTCCCGCGCCTGTGGGAGCGCCGTATCCAGCGCGCGGGCACCATGTCCGGCGGTGAACAACAGATGCTGGCGATTGGCCGCGCGCTGATGAGCCAGCCGCGCCTGTTGCTGCTGGATGAACCGTCGCTCGGCCTTGCGCCGATCATCATCCAGCAGATCTTCGACACCATCGAACAGCTGCGCAAAGAGGGGATGACCATCTTCCTCGTCGAGCAGAACGCCAACCAGGCGCTGAAGCTCGCCGACCGTGGCTACGTGCTGGAGAACGGGCGGGTGGTGCTGGAGGATACCGGCGACGCGCTGCTGGCGAACGAGGCGGTGCGGAGCGCGTACCTCGGAGGCTAA
- the livG gene encoding high-affinity branched-chain amino acid ABC transporter ATP-binding protein LivG: MSQPLLSVNGLMMRFGGLLAVNNVNLDLHKKEIVSLIGPNGAGKTTVFNCLTGFYKPTGGTIMLRDQHLEGLPGQQIARMGVVRTFQHVRLFREMTVIENLLVAQHQQLKTGLFSGLLKTPAFRRTQEEALDRAATWLDRIGLLQHANRQASNLAYGDQRRLEIVRCMVTQPEILMLDEPAAGLNPKETKELDELIAELRDHHDTTILLIEHDMKLVMGISDRIYVVNQGTPLANGTPEEIRNNPDVIRAYLGEA; the protein is encoded by the coding sequence ATGAGTCAGCCATTATTATCCGTTAACGGTCTGATGATGCGTTTTGGCGGCCTGCTGGCGGTCAACAACGTGAATCTGGATCTGCACAAGAAAGAGATTGTCTCCCTGATTGGCCCGAACGGCGCGGGAAAAACCACGGTCTTCAACTGTCTGACCGGCTTCTACAAGCCGACGGGCGGCACCATCATGCTGCGCGATCAGCACCTTGAAGGGCTGCCGGGCCAGCAGATCGCCCGCATGGGTGTGGTGCGTACCTTCCAGCACGTGCGTCTGTTCCGCGAGATGACGGTGATTGAGAACCTGCTGGTGGCGCAGCATCAACAGCTGAAAACCGGGCTGTTCTCCGGCCTGCTGAAAACCCCGGCCTTCCGCCGCACGCAGGAGGAGGCGCTCGACCGCGCCGCCACCTGGCTCGACCGTATCGGCCTGCTCCAGCACGCCAACCGACAGGCGAGCAACCTCGCTTACGGGGATCAACGTCGCCTTGAGATCGTGCGCTGCATGGTGACCCAGCCGGAGATCCTGATGCTTGACGAACCCGCGGCGGGCCTCAACCCGAAAGAGACCAAAGAGCTGGACGAGCTGATTGCCGAGCTGCGCGATCATCACGACACCACCATCCTGCTGATTGAGCATGACATGAAGCTGGTGATGGGCATTTCGGACCGTATCTACGTGGTAAACCAGGGCACGCCGCTGGCGAACGGCACGCCGGAAGAGATCCGCAACAACCCGGACGTGATCCGCGCATACCTTGGTGAGGCATAA
- the livJ gene encoding branched chain amino acid ABC transporter substrate-binding protein LivJ, producing MNMKGKALLAGCIALAFGTAQADIKVAVVGAMSGPVAQYGDQEFTGAEQAVADINAKGGIKGEKLQIVKYDDACDPKQAVAVANKVVNDGIKYVIGHLCSSSTQPASDIYEDEGILMITPAATAPELTARGYKLILRTTGLDSDQGPTAAKYIVEKVKPQRIAIVHDKQQYGEGLARAVQDNLKKANANVVFFDGITAGEKDFSTLVARLKKENIDFVYYGGYHPEMGQILRQARAAGLKTQFMGPEGVANVSLSNIAGESAEGLLVTKPKNYDQVPANKPVVDAIKAKKQDPSGAFVWTTYAALQSLQAGLNQSADPAEIATWLKANSVETVMGPLSWDEKGDLKGFEFGVFDWHANGTATDAK from the coding sequence ATGAACATGAAGGGTAAAGCGTTACTGGCAGGATGTATCGCGTTGGCATTTGGTACCGCGCAGGCTGATATTAAAGTGGCCGTGGTGGGCGCGATGTCCGGTCCGGTAGCACAGTACGGCGACCAGGAATTTACGGGCGCGGAACAGGCGGTTGCAGACATTAATGCTAAGGGCGGCATCAAGGGCGAAAAGCTGCAAATCGTAAAATATGACGATGCCTGTGACCCGAAACAGGCGGTCGCGGTGGCGAACAAAGTGGTGAACGACGGGATCAAATACGTTATCGGCCACCTGTGCTCCTCTTCCACTCAGCCCGCGTCTGACATCTACGAAGATGAAGGCATTCTGATGATCACGCCCGCTGCGACGGCACCCGAGCTGACCGCGCGCGGCTATAAGCTGATCCTGCGCACCACCGGTCTGGACTCCGATCAGGGGCCAACCGCCGCGAAATACATCGTTGAAAAAGTGAAGCCGCAGCGCATCGCAATTGTTCATGACAAACAGCAGTACGGCGAAGGTCTGGCGCGTGCCGTGCAGGACAACCTGAAAAAAGCGAACGCCAACGTGGTGTTCTTTGACGGTATCACCGCCGGTGAGAAAGACTTCTCTACCCTGGTGGCGCGTCTGAAGAAAGAGAATATCGATTTTGTTTACTACGGCGGCTATCACCCGGAAATGGGGCAGATCCTGCGCCAGGCGCGTGCGGCGGGTCTGAAGACGCAGTTCATGGGGCCAGAAGGTGTCGCGAACGTTTCCCTGTCTAATATCGCGGGTGAATCTGCTGAAGGGCTGCTGGTCACCAAACCGAAGAACTACGACCAGGTGCCTGCGAACAAACCTGTGGTCGATGCCATCAAGGCGAAGAAACAGGATCCAAGCGGTGCGTTCGTCTGGACCACCTACGCAGCGTTGCAGTCTCTGCAAGCGGGCCTGAACCAGTCAGCCGATCCGGCGGAGATTGCCACCTGGCTGAAAGCGAACTCGGTGGAAACCGTGATGGGACCGCTGTCCTGGGATGAGAAGGGCGACCTGAAGGGCTTCGAGTTCGGCGTGTTTGACTGGCATGCCAACGGCACGGCTACTGACGCCAAATAA
- the livK gene encoding high-affinity branched-chain amino acid ABC transporter substrate-binding protein LivK — MKRNAKTLIAGMVALSISHAAMADDIKVAVVGAMSGPVAQWGDMEFNGARQAIKDINAKGGIKGDKLVGVEYDDACDPKQAVAVANKIVNDGIQYVIGHLCSSSTQPASDIYEDEGILMITPGATNPELTQRGYQHIMRTAGLDSSQGPTAANYILETVKPQRIAIIHDKQQYGEGLARSVQDGLKKGGANIVFFDGITAGEKDFSALIARLQKENIDFVYYGGYYPEMGQMLRQARATGLKTQFMGPEGVGNASLSNIAGDSAEGMLVTMPKRYDQDPANKAIVDALKAQKKDPSGPYVWITYAAVQSLATAMDRTGSKAPLDLVKDLKAHGANTVIGPLNWDEKGDLKGFEFGVFKWHADGSSSAAK; from the coding sequence ATGAAAAGGAACGCGAAGACATTAATCGCGGGGATGGTCGCACTGTCGATCTCGCATGCCGCTATGGCAGACGACATTAAAGTTGCGGTAGTGGGGGCGATGTCCGGCCCTGTTGCCCAGTGGGGCGACATGGAGTTCAACGGCGCGCGTCAGGCCATCAAAGACATCAACGCCAAAGGCGGGATCAAAGGCGACAAGCTGGTGGGCGTGGAGTATGACGACGCCTGCGATCCGAAACAGGCCGTCGCGGTAGCCAACAAAATCGTCAACGACGGTATCCAGTACGTCATCGGGCACCTGTGTTCATCCTCCACGCAGCCTGCGTCTGACATCTACGAAGACGAAGGTATCCTGATGATCACCCCGGGCGCCACCAACCCGGAACTGACCCAGCGCGGCTATCAGCACATTATGCGTACCGCGGGTCTGGACTCCTCTCAGGGGCCAACCGCCGCCAACTACATTCTCGAGACCGTTAAGCCGCAGCGTATCGCCATCATCCATGACAAGCAGCAGTACGGCGAAGGTCTGGCGCGTTCCGTGCAGGATGGCCTGAAAAAAGGCGGGGCGAATATCGTCTTCTTCGACGGCATCACCGCCGGTGAGAAAGACTTCTCGGCGCTGATCGCCCGTCTGCAAAAAGAGAATATCGACTTCGTTTACTACGGCGGCTACTACCCGGAAATGGGCCAGATGCTGCGCCAGGCGCGCGCCACCGGTCTGAAAACCCAGTTCATGGGGCCAGAGGGCGTGGGCAACGCCTCTTTGTCAAACATCGCCGGGGATTCTGCCGAAGGCATGCTGGTGACGATGCCGAAACGCTATGACCAGGATCCGGCGAATAAGGCTATCGTGGACGCGCTCAAGGCGCAGAAGAAGGATCCGAGTGGTCCGTACGTCTGGATCACCTATGCCGCCGTGCAGTCACTGGCAACGGCCATGGATCGTACCGGCAGCAAAGCGCCGCTGGATCTGGTGAAAGATTTAAAAGCGCACGGGGCGAACACCGTGATTGGGCCGCTGAACTGGGATGAGAAAGGCGATCTGAAGGGATTTGAATTTGGTGTCTTTAAGTGGCACGCCGACGGGTCTTCCTCGGCCGCCAAATAA
- a CDS encoding high-affinity branched-chain amino acid ABC transporter permease LivM, translating into MKPMHFAMALLSAAMFFVLAGVFMGVQLGLDGTKLVVDTAPDIRWQWVFIGTGVVFLFQLLRPLFQKTLKNVSGPKFVLPAIDGTTVKQKLFLVALLVAAVAWPFMVSRGTVDIATLTMIYVILGLGLNVVVGLSGLLVLGYGGFYAIGAYTFALLNHYYGLGFWTCLPLAGLVSAAAGFLLGFPVLRLRGDYLAIVTLGFGEIVRILLLNNTEVTGGPNGISQIPKPTFFGLEFSRTAREGGWDTFSNFFGIKYDPSDRVIWLYLVALLLVVITLFVINRLLRMPLGRAWEALREDEIACRSLGLNPTRIKLTAFTISAAFAGFAGTLFAARQGFVSPESFTFAESAFVLAIVVLGGMGSQFAVILAAILLVVSRELMRDFNEYSMLMLGGLMVLMMIWRPQGLLPMTRPQLKLKSAEAKGEQA; encoded by the coding sequence ATGAAACCGATGCATTTTGCCATGGCGCTGCTTTCTGCCGCCATGTTCTTCGTCCTGGCGGGCGTCTTTATGGGCGTTCAGTTAGGGCTGGACGGCACGAAGCTGGTGGTGGATACCGCCCCTGACATCCGCTGGCAGTGGGTGTTTATCGGCACTGGCGTGGTGTTCCTGTTCCAGCTGCTGCGTCCGCTGTTCCAGAAGACGCTGAAAAACGTCTCCGGGCCGAAATTCGTCCTGCCGGCGATCGACGGTACAACGGTGAAACAGAAGCTGTTCCTCGTAGCGCTGCTGGTGGCTGCCGTGGCGTGGCCGTTTATGGTGTCGCGCGGTACGGTGGATATCGCCACCCTGACCATGATCTACGTGATTCTGGGGCTGGGTCTGAACGTGGTGGTGGGGCTTTCTGGCCTGCTGGTACTGGGCTACGGCGGCTTCTACGCCATCGGGGCGTACACCTTCGCGCTGCTGAACCACTATTACGGCCTCGGCTTCTGGACCTGTCTGCCGCTGGCGGGGCTGGTCTCTGCCGCCGCGGGCTTCCTGCTCGGCTTCCCGGTGCTGCGCCTGCGCGGTGACTACCTGGCGATTGTGACCTTAGGCTTCGGCGAAATCGTCCGTATCCTGCTGCTCAACAACACCGAGGTGACCGGCGGCCCGAACGGCATCAGCCAGATCCCGAAACCGACCTTCTTCGGCCTGGAGTTCAGCCGTACCGCCCGCGAAGGCGGCTGGGATACCTTCAGCAACTTCTTCGGCATCAAGTACGACCCGTCCGACCGCGTAATCTGGCTTTACCTGGTGGCGCTACTGCTGGTGGTGATTACCCTGTTCGTGATCAACCGCCTGCTGCGCATGCCGCTGGGCCGCGCGTGGGAAGCGCTGCGTGAAGATGAGATCGCCTGCCGCTCTCTGGGCCTGAACCCGACCCGCATCAAGCTGACCGCGTTTACCATCAGCGCCGCGTTTGCCGGTTTCGCCGGAACGCTGTTTGCCGCGCGTCAGGGCTTCGTCAGCCCGGAATCCTTCACCTTTGCCGAATCCGCCTTTGTGCTGGCGATTGTGGTGCTTGGCGGGATGGGCTCGCAGTTCGCCGTGATCCTCGCCGCCATCCTGCTGGTGGTCTCCCGCGAGCTGATGCGCGACTTTAACGAATACAGCATGCTGATGCTGGGTGGTTTGATGGTGCTGATGATGATCTGGCGTCCGCAGGGTCTGCTGCCGATGACGCGTCCACAGCTGAAGCTTAAGAGTGCGGAAGCGAAAGGAGAGCAGGCATGA
- the livH gene encoding high-affinity branched-chain amino acid ABC transporter permease LivH, producing MSEQFLYFLQQMFNGVTLGSTYALIAIGYTMVYGIIGMINFAHGEVYMIGSYVSFMIIAALMMMGIDSSWLLVAAGFVGAIVIASAYGWSIERVAYRPVRSSKRLIALISAIGMSIFLQNYVSLTEGSRDVALPSLFNGQWIVGASENFSASVTTMQLVIWVVTFIAMLALTLFIRYSRMGRACRACAEDLKMASLLGINTDRVIALTFVIGAAMAAVAGVLLGQFYGVINPYIGFMAGMKAFTAAVLGGIGSIPGAMIGGLILGVAEALSSAYLSTEYKDVVSFALLILVLLVMPTGILGRPEVEKV from the coding sequence ATGTCCGAGCAGTTTCTCTACTTTTTGCAGCAGATGTTTAACGGCGTCACGCTGGGAAGCACCTATGCGCTGATCGCCATCGGCTATACGATGGTTTACGGCATTATCGGCATGATTAACTTCGCCCACGGCGAGGTGTACATGATCGGTAGCTACGTCTCCTTTATGATCATCGCCGCGCTGATGATGATGGGCATCGACAGCAGCTGGCTGCTGGTGGCCGCCGGGTTTGTCGGCGCGATTGTGATTGCCAGCGCCTACGGCTGGAGCATCGAACGTGTGGCCTACCGGCCCGTGCGCAGCTCCAAGCGCCTGATCGCGCTGATCTCCGCCATCGGGATGTCTATTTTCCTGCAAAACTACGTCAGCCTGACCGAAGGCTCACGCGACGTGGCGCTGCCAAGCCTGTTTAACGGCCAGTGGATTGTGGGGGCCAGCGAAAACTTCTCCGCTTCTGTCACCACCATGCAGCTGGTGATCTGGGTTGTGACCTTTATTGCGATGCTGGCCCTTACCCTGTTCATCCGCTACTCCCGCATGGGACGCGCCTGCCGCGCCTGCGCGGAAGATCTGAAGATGGCGAGCCTGCTCGGGATTAACACCGACCGCGTGATTGCGCTCACCTTCGTGATCGGCGCGGCGATGGCGGCGGTGGCTGGCGTGTTGCTCGGCCAGTTCTACGGCGTCATCAACCCCTACATCGGCTTTATGGCCGGGATGAAAGCCTTCACCGCAGCGGTGCTGGGCGGTATCGGCAGTATTCCGGGGGCGATGATCGGCGGCCTGATCCTGGGCGTGGCGGAAGCGCTCTCCTCGGCGTACCTGAGCACGGAATATAAAGATGTGGTGTCGTTTGCCCTGCTGATTCTGGTTCTGCTGGTGATGCCTACCGGTATTCTGGGCCGTCCGGAGGTAGAGAAAGTATGA
- the rpoH gene encoding RNA polymerase sigma factor RpoH: MTKEMQTLALAPVGNLESYIRAANTWPMLTAEEEKELAEKLHYQGDLEAAKTLILSHLRFVVHVARNYAGYGLPQADLIQEGNIGLMKAVRRFNPEVGVRLVSFAVHWIKAEIHEYVLRNWRIVKVATTKAQRKLFFNLRKTKQRLGWFNQDEVEMVARELGVSSKDVREMESRMAAQDMTFDMSADDDASDSQPMAPVLYLQDKTSNFAEGIEEDNWEDQAANKLTFAMEGLDERSQDIIRARWLDEDNKSTLQELADRYGVSAERVRQLEKNAMKKLRAAIEA; the protein is encoded by the coding sequence ATGACCAAAGAAATGCAAACTTTAGCTTTAGCCCCTGTTGGTAACCTGGAATCTTACATCCGGGCTGCGAACACCTGGCCGATGTTAACGGCCGAGGAAGAAAAGGAGCTTGCTGAAAAGCTGCATTACCAGGGCGATCTGGAAGCAGCTAAAACGCTGATCCTGTCTCACCTGCGCTTTGTTGTTCACGTTGCTCGTAATTATGCGGGCTACGGCCTGCCGCAGGCGGACCTGATTCAGGAAGGCAACATTGGCCTGATGAAGGCGGTACGTCGCTTCAACCCGGAAGTGGGTGTGCGACTGGTCTCCTTCGCCGTGCACTGGATCAAAGCTGAAATTCATGAATACGTTCTGCGTAACTGGCGTATTGTGAAAGTCGCCACGACGAAAGCGCAGCGCAAACTGTTCTTCAACCTGCGTAAAACCAAGCAGCGTCTGGGCTGGTTCAATCAGGATGAAGTGGAAATGGTGGCGCGCGAGCTGGGCGTTTCCAGCAAAGACGTCCGCGAGATGGAATCCCGTATGGCCGCGCAGGACATGACGTTTGATATGTCTGCCGACGATGACGCGTCCGACAGCCAGCCGATGGCCCCGGTTCTGTATCTACAGGATAAAACCTCTAACTTTGCTGAAGGCATTGAAGAGGATAACTGGGAAGACCAGGCGGCGAACAAGCTGACCTTTGCGATGGAAGGTCTCGACGAGCGTAGCCAGGATATCATCCGCGCCCGCTGGCTGGACGAAGATAACAAGTCCACGTTGCAGGAACTGGCCGACCGCTACGGCGTCTCCGCTGAACGTGTGCGTCAGCTTGAGAAAAACGCCATGAAAAAACTTCGCGCCGCTATCGAAGCGTAA
- the panM gene encoding aspartate 1-decarboxylase autocleavage activator PanM: MKLTIVRLVTFSDQDHIDLGKIWPEYSPSSLTVDENHRIYAARFNERLLAAVRVTLSGTEGALDSLRVRDVTRRRGVGQYLIEEVIRENPSVTSWWMADVGVEDRGVMAAFMQALGFTAQANGWEKR; this comes from the coding sequence ATGAAACTGACTATCGTGCGTCTGGTGACCTTTAGCGACCAGGATCATATCGACCTGGGCAAGATCTGGCCGGAATATTCCCCTTCGTCGCTGACCGTCGATGAGAATCACCGCATCTATGCCGCGCGCTTTAACGAACGTCTGCTGGCCGCCGTCCGCGTAACGCTGAGCGGCACGGAAGGGGCGCTGGACTCCCTGCGCGTGCGCGACGTCACCCGCCGTCGGGGAGTCGGGCAGTATTTGATTGAAGAGGTGATCCGCGAAAACCCGAGCGTGACCTCCTGGTGGATGGCCGACGTGGGCGTGGAGGATCGCGGCGTAATGGCGGCGTTTATGCAGGCGTTAGGGTTTACGGCGCAGGCGAACGGGTGGGAGAAGCGCTAA